The following nucleotide sequence is from Malania oleifera isolate guangnan ecotype guangnan chromosome 4, ASM2987363v1, whole genome shotgun sequence.
CAATGTCAAATTAGTCGAAATACATTGATAAATTATTTAACTATTTCACTTACCATAACACATAACATATGTGATATATTTAGCCTTACGTTTCGGAACATAGATTTaagatcttaaatttagattttaatatggacaaaatgaaatataattttatattatatatttttaaaaattcacatAAGTTCAAATGTAATGCATTTTCTAAATTTAGGAGGATTATTGTATGCATAAAATAatgtattaattttatattaaatataaattaaatgcaAGCTTTTAGTCCTTAGCCAGCCAGTTGGGACCAAAATAGAGTGAGGCCCATTGTGCAATCCATTTCCACCTTGCGTGTGTCGGCCGCGAGAAATGGAAATACTCACAGCTCCAATTTCCTGGAACCAAACGCCCCCGAAAGCATAATGTTCCTCTGATTGAAGTTCCACAGCCTGTGCCTGCCAAACCTTTGACGAATTTTCTCCTGTACTTTTCGCTGGCACCTCTCTCCCTTCCTTTCTCTCTCTGATTTCCTTCGAATTTTGATGATATTGCATTGAAAATTCGTTCTTTCTCGCGACCCAAACATGGGTCCTCTTCCAAACCCTATTATGTTCCCTCACTTTCTCGCACTTTCTCTCCTCGCTGTCCTTTTCCTTTCCCTTCCTTTCTCCTCTTCGTCGAACTCTTCTTCGTCAATCTATGATGTCCTTCGCTCCCACGGCCTTCCTATGGGCATTCTCCCAAAGGGTATACAGAACTTCACCATCGACGCCACCACCGGCCGTTTCGAGGTGTATCTGGACCGATCCTGCAACGCCAAATTCGAGAACGAGGTCCACTACGATTTCAATGTTTCCGGCACCATTAGCTACGGTCAGATCGGGGCGTTGTCTGGCGTGACGGCGCAGGAGCTCTTCTTGTGGTTCCCCGTGAAGGGGATTCGTGTGGACATCCCCAGCTCCGGGCTTATCTACTTTGATGTTGGTGTAATCTACAAGCGATTCTCTCTGTCGCTGTTTGAGACTCCGCCAGATTGTGTGGACGTCGGTTCGCCCGATCTTTTGTTCCGTGATGGCCGAATCGTTTCAACGGAGTCCAAGGTTTGTTCCGTTCGTTTTaggcgatatatatatatatatatatatatatatatatatatatatatatatatatatatatatatatgagaattaTGGTTGTTTGAGTGATTTtccattgaattttttttatgagCACGTATTGATGATTCTGAgtaaatttgttgaattttttttctttcgggagttttcttttcttaatagTCTTTGGTGATGATATTTAACAAGTTGAATTCGGGTCAGTGCCTGAGTGCAG
It contains:
- the LOC131152974 gene encoding uncharacterized protein LOC131152974; the protein is MGPLPNPIMFPHFLALSLLAVLFLSLPFSSSSNSSSSIYDVLRSHGLPMGILPKGIQNFTIDATTGRFEVYLDRSCNAKFENEVHYDFNVSGTISYGQIGALSGVTAQELFLWFPVKGIRVDIPSSGLIYFDVGVIYKRFSLSLFETPPDCVDVGSPDLLFRDGRIVSTESKSEPLELGYEIIPHGVLRAVS